A region of Necator americanus strain Aroian chromosome I, whole genome shotgun sequence DNA encodes the following proteins:
- a CDS encoding hypothetical protein (NECATOR_CHRI.G4099.T2), with amino-acid sequence MLFTDFYKHSNSITTLLLPHSTSVVSYSNSPVIVSGSSIAQKSSPGLDEQHTSELEEEEPASMLRLSGLAVSFAAASAFLYVIWRSGPSSESTTKLAFPKNLEDLREIADELDGYKDAHPVYTAIIFGYAYLYKQTFAIPGSFFLNLLAGALFGVWYGSVFVCILNSIGASGCFLLSALFMKPIIDRCFKNRLALLRRKIGIERQQLFMFLLGARVFPFCPHWLLNICSPFVGVSLLTHAVTVLIGLIPYNVLCVRAGCVLASVRSIHDVFDVKTVLELLAVAALFIAIGLLSRRRRRNEVELPHDASDSMVALATDFLTLVLRTQS; translated from the exons ATGTTGTTTACTGATTTCTACAAACACTCAAACTCAATCACTACTCTGCTTCTTCCTCATTCCACATCGGTCGTATCGTATTCGAACTCACCTGTAATCGTGAGTGGCTCATCTATAGCTCAAAAATCGAGCCCAGGGCTCGATGAGCAACATACTTCT gAACTAGAGGAAGAGGAACCGGCATCTATGCTTAGATTGTCCGGTTTGGCAGTCTCGTTTGCTGCAGCATCGGCTTTCCTTTATGTAATCTGGAGAAGTGGACCGTCATCAGAAAGTACCACTAAATTAGCCTTTCCAAAGAATCTTGAGGATTTACGAGAAATTGCCGATGAACTTGATGGCTACAA GGATGCTCATCCGGTGTACACTGCTATAATATTCGGTTATGCCTACCTCTACAAACAAACATTTGCGATTCCAGGATCATTTTTTCTG AATCTTTTGGCTGGTGCACTATTCGGTGTTTGGTATGGGTCTGTTTTCGTTTGCATATTGAATTCGATTGGTGCATCTGGGTGCTTCCTACTCTCAGCGCTCTTCATGAAACCTATCATAGACAGATGCTTCAAAAATCGATTAGCCTTGCTTCGCAGAAAA ATAGGTATAGAGCGACAGCAGTTATTTATGTTCTTGCTTGGAGCTCGAGTATTTCCGTTTTGTCCACACTGGTTACTAAACATCTGTTCGCCATTTGTCGGTGTTTCACTGCTTACTCACGCAGTCACAGTTCTAATAG GTCTGATCCCATACAATGTGTTATGCGTGCGTGCTGGATGTGTTCTAGCAAGCGTTCGTTCCATTCACGACGTGTTTGATGTGAAAACTGTTTTGGAATTACTAGCAGTTGCTGCGCTTTTCATTGCAATCGGTCTGCTCTCACGACGACGTCGACGAAATGAAGTGGAGTTGCCGCATGACGCCTCAGA TTCCATGGTTGCCCTAGCAACTGATTTCCTCACTCTTGTCTTACGAACACAATCCTGA
- a CDS encoding hypothetical protein (NECATOR_CHRI.G4098.T1), with protein MHIKLLTPPLIRFEEHFSRFCYEIIPKHCKSKENEAKCGEDVRCRYDIERALSSSCGCSGCSCSLPVSPSISPHVTPAIIQPLRSNPSPPQYLHSSPIPKDPFTSPINEPKLPESPPRTWFSMQRNNEGFSTYTSERGPFAQPRERLTVPPPPPPTAQTFKGPTGPSLVPYAGGNDLIRSSSFTKHIAPPSIPPTTAQAHIEIMLPTSTNAYVDLKMEPPLQKSTGPSLSSAAPHARIPHSTSGPNLVPNYDPLPNQSFSTKKEETELSFAVRDDNFLTGRTAISKSGYSSTGNKQIQVAGSKIAKEASDYNSIGASVEEDRRPMFLTYYNQECSGVMVAVLEDTSILGATEECLKMGCQAVNAELHQEGSYTFTYLTTVKGRSNKKGFYCMSVSAVPVVQRNEDVPQSFKYKESLKPQQDPQDVKTLFLRL; from the exons ATGCACATCAAACTGCTAACTCCTCCTTTGATCAGATTTGAGGAACATTTCTCTCGCTTCTGTTATGAAATCATCCCGAAACATTGTAAATCCAAGGAAAACGAGGCCAAGTGTGGAGAGGACGTTCGCTGCCGTTATGACATTGAACGAG CCTTATCGTCAAGTTGTGGATGTAGCGGTTGTTCATGCTCTCTTCCGGTCTCACCATCAATTTCACCTCACGTCACTCCTGCCATCATACAACCTCTTCGTTCAAATCCGTCCCCACCGCAATATCTGCACTCTTCCCCGATTCCAAAGGATCCTTTCACATCTCCGATAAATGAGCCAAAA ctGCCAGAATCCCCACCACGTACATGGTTCAGCAtgcaaagaaataatgaagGTTTTTCTACGTATACGAGTGAAAGAGGACCATTTGCGCAACCACGTGAAAGATTAACGGtcccaccacctccaccacctaCTGCCCAAACATTTAAAGGACCAACGGGACCATCTTTAGTACCGTATGCTGGTGGAAATGATCTGATCCGATCATCTTCTTTCACCAAGCATATTGCACCACCATCAATACCTCCTACTACGGCTCAAGCTCACATCGAAATTATGCTTCCAACATCAACAAACGCATATGTTGATTTAAAAATGGAACCACCACTACAGAAATCAACAGGGCCATCGTTGTCATCCGCTGCGCCTCACGCTAGGATCCCCCATTCGACTTCGGGCCCGAACCTGGTGCCCAACTATGATCCTCTTCCCAATCAATccttttccacgaaaaaagaggagacgGAATTGTCATTTGCAGTTCGAG ACGACAATTTTCTAACAGGTCGAACAGCCATTTCAAAATCAGGCTACTCAAGTACGGGAAATAAGCAAATCCAG GTAGCAGGTAGTAAAATAGCAAAAGAAGCAAGCGATTACAACTCGATTGGTGCCTCCGTGGAGGAGGACAGAAGGCCAATGTTTTTGACGTACTATAACCAG GAATGTTCTGGAGTGATGGTAGCCGTGTTGGAGGACACATCCATACTAGGAGCAACAGAGGAATGCTTAAAAATGGGATGTCAGGCAGTGAATGCAGAATTACATCAAGAGGGAAGCTATACG TTCACCTATCTGACCACCGTTAAAGGGCGTTCAAACAAGAAAGGATTCTACTGTATGTCAG tgagtGCAGTTCCTGTAGTACAAAGGAACGAAGATGTACCTCAATCCTTTAAG TATAAGGAATCCTTGAAGCCGCAACAAGATCCTCAGGATGTGAAAACGTTGTTCCTTCGGCTGTAA
- a CDS encoding hypothetical protein (NECATOR_CHRI.G4099.T1): MLFTDFYKHSNSITTLLLPHSTSVVSYSNSPVIVSGSSIAQKSSPGLDEQHTSELEEEEPASMLRLSGLAVSFAAASAFLYVIWRSGPSSESTTKLAFPKNLEDLREIADELDGYKDAHPVYTAIIFGYAYLYKQTFAIPGSFFLNLLAGALFGVWYGSVFVCILNSIGASGCFLLSALFMKPIIDRCFKNRLALLRRKIGIERQQLFMFLLGARVFPFCPHWLLNICSPFVGVSLLTHAVTVLIGLIPYNVLCVRAGCVLASVRSIHDVFDVKTVLELLAVAALFIAIGLLSRRRRRNEVELPHDASE; this comes from the exons ATGTTGTTTACTGATTTCTACAAACACTCAAACTCAATCACTACTCTGCTTCTTCCTCATTCCACATCGGTCGTATCGTATTCGAACTCACCTGTAATCGTGAGTGGCTCATCTATAGCTCAAAAATCGAGCCCAGGGCTCGATGAGCAACATACTTCT gAACTAGAGGAAGAGGAACCGGCATCTATGCTTAGATTGTCCGGTTTGGCAGTCTCGTTTGCTGCAGCATCGGCTTTCCTTTATGTAATCTGGAGAAGTGGACCGTCATCAGAAAGTACCACTAAATTAGCCTTTCCAAAGAATCTTGAGGATTTACGAGAAATTGCCGATGAACTTGATGGCTACAA GGATGCTCATCCGGTGTACACTGCTATAATATTCGGTTATGCCTACCTCTACAAACAAACATTTGCGATTCCAGGATCATTTTTTCTG AATCTTTTGGCTGGTGCACTATTCGGTGTTTGGTATGGGTCTGTTTTCGTTTGCATATTGAATTCGATTGGTGCATCTGGGTGCTTCCTACTCTCAGCGCTCTTCATGAAACCTATCATAGACAGATGCTTCAAAAATCGATTAGCCTTGCTTCGCAGAAAA ATAGGTATAGAGCGACAGCAGTTATTTATGTTCTTGCTTGGAGCTCGAGTATTTCCGTTTTGTCCACACTGGTTACTAAACATCTGTTCGCCATTTGTCGGTGTTTCACTGCTTACTCACGCAGTCACAGTTCTAATAG GTCTGATCCCATACAATGTGTTATGCGTGCGTGCTGGATGTGTTCTAGCAAGCGTTCGTTCCATTCACGACGTGTTTGATGTGAAAACTGTTTTGGAATTACTAGCAGTTGCTGCGCTTTTCATTGCAATCGGTCTGCTCTCACGACGACGTCGACGAAATGAAGTGGAGTTGCCGCATGACGCCTCAGAGTGA
- a CDS encoding hypothetical protein (NECATOR_CHRI.G4098.T2), whose product MHIKLLTPPLIRFEEHFSRFCYEIIPKHCKSKENEAKCGEDVRCRYDIERALSSSCGCSGCSCSLPVSPSISPHVTPAIIQPLRSNPSPPQYLHSSPIPKDPFTSPINEPKLPESPPRTWFSMQRNNEGFSTYTSERGPFAQPRERLTVPPPPPPTAQTFKGPTGPSLVPYAGGNDLIRSSSFTKHIAPPSIPPTTAQAHIEIMLPTSTNAYVDLKMEPPLQKSTGPSLSSAAPHARIPHSTSGPNLVPNYDPLPNQSFSTKKEETELSFAVRDDNFLTGRTAISKSGYSSTGNKQIQVAGSKIAKEASDYNSIGASVEEDRRPMFLTYYNQECSGVMVAVLEDTSILGATEECLKMGCQAVNAELHQEGSYTIDRLLIWRLACRDSTRFPELIVDVSSPI is encoded by the exons ATGCACATCAAACTGCTAACTCCTCCTTTGATCAGATTTGAGGAACATTTCTCTCGCTTCTGTTATGAAATCATCCCGAAACATTGTAAATCCAAGGAAAACGAGGCCAAGTGTGGAGAGGACGTTCGCTGCCGTTATGACATTGAACGAG CCTTATCGTCAAGTTGTGGATGTAGCGGTTGTTCATGCTCTCTTCCGGTCTCACCATCAATTTCACCTCACGTCACTCCTGCCATCATACAACCTCTTCGTTCAAATCCGTCCCCACCGCAATATCTGCACTCTTCCCCGATTCCAAAGGATCCTTTCACATCTCCGATAAATGAGCCAAAA ctGCCAGAATCCCCACCACGTACATGGTTCAGCAtgcaaagaaataatgaagGTTTTTCTACGTATACGAGTGAAAGAGGACCATTTGCGCAACCACGTGAAAGATTAACGGtcccaccacctccaccacctaCTGCCCAAACATTTAAAGGACCAACGGGACCATCTTTAGTACCGTATGCTGGTGGAAATGATCTGATCCGATCATCTTCTTTCACCAAGCATATTGCACCACCATCAATACCTCCTACTACGGCTCAAGCTCACATCGAAATTATGCTTCCAACATCAACAAACGCATATGTTGATTTAAAAATGGAACCACCACTACAGAAATCAACAGGGCCATCGTTGTCATCCGCTGCGCCTCACGCTAGGATCCCCCATTCGACTTCGGGCCCGAACCTGGTGCCCAACTATGATCCTCTTCCCAATCAATccttttccacgaaaaaagaggagacgGAATTGTCATTTGCAGTTCGAG ACGACAATTTTCTAACAGGTCGAACAGCCATTTCAAAATCAGGCTACTCAAGTACGGGAAATAAGCAAATCCAG GTAGCAGGTAGTAAAATAGCAAAAGAAGCAAGCGATTACAACTCGATTGGTGCCTCCGTGGAGGAGGACAGAAGGCCAATGTTTTTGACGTACTATAACCAG GAATGTTCTGGAGTGATGGTAGCCGTGTTGGAGGACACATCCATACTAGGAGCAACAGAGGAATGCTTAAAAATGGGATGTCAGGCAGTGAATGCAGAATTACATCAAGAGGGAAGCTATACG ATCGATCGTCTTTTGATCTGGCGACTTGCCTGCCGCGATTCCACGAGATTCCCTGAATTGATTGTTGATGTTAG TTCACCTATCTGA